The nucleotide window TGCTCTACCGCTGAGCTATTCCCGCGTCCGGTGATCTGGAAAAGAAGAAGGCCGCCGATGGACCCAAACAAGGTGAACAAATGTACATCCGCTATTTATATCCAAAATGGGAGGGGATGTCAATCAGCCAAAACGAGTAGCCGCGTCACAGCACCTTGAACTCGATCACCTTGGAGCTGGCCTTGCCGTGGGTATCCTCGACATACAGCTCGACGGTATGGTCTCCCTTCGGGAATTGGGCTTCCGTGGCATGGATCCGGTTGGCCACGACATACGGCTTGACCCGGTCTGTAATGTCGATGGTGAAGAATTTGATATACCGTACCTTCAGTGTGGACATGTTCGGCTCGGCCCCGTCTTTGGATTGCTTGAATTCCACGTCGATCTCGACCGGCTGTTGACCGATCTCTCCGCCGCCCGGACGGACGACATCGATCTCCGGACCGTCTTTTAATTCAAGAAGCATCGACCGGCCGACTTCGGTCAACCCCTTTTCCTTGGCCGTTTGATTCTGGCGGAGGACATCCTCGTTTGTAATGAGTTGAAGGACGTTGGCGGGCGCTTGGGCCGACGTGACGACGGCCGCCGCGAAGAGGAGACCGGCGACGCCACCCCAAAGGAGTCGTTGTGAGGTTCGATTAAAATTAAACTGCGCGCTCATGGTGCGTTGACAGCGGGCCGAAGGATTGGGAAGATGTTATCGCTGGTCGAGTTCGGCCAACGCCTGCTCCATTTGTTCCGGCGTGGGCGGAATTCCGTGAAGCTCAGGCTTGTTTTCCATGAATGAAACGCCCTTGCCCTTGATCGTCCGGGCGATGATCACGGTCGGCTTTCCCTTCGTGGCCCGGGCTTCGTCAAAGGCCTTGGCGATTTGGTCCCAGTCATGTCCGTCGATCTCGATCGCATGCCACTTGAAGGCCGTCCATTTATCGGCGAGCGGGGCCAGATCCATCACGTCCTTCACCCAGCCGTCCTGTTGGGCCTGATTGTGATCGACCATCACGGTGAGATGATCCAGGCCGTGGTTTCCGGCATACAACGCGGCCTCCCAAACCTGTCCTTCATCCAACTCGCCGTCCCCCGTCATGACGTAAACCCGGTAGTCCTTCCGGTCCAGCCGTCCGGCCAGCGCCATGCCGATGCCGATCGAGATGCCTTGGCCCAGGGAGCCGGTCGAGGCCTCGACGCCGCCCAACCGGTGTCGCTCAGGATGGCCCTGCAAGGGGCTGTCCAGCTTTCGCAAGGTGCTGAGTTGCTCCACCGGAAAGTAGCCGCTGCGCGCCAGAAAAGAATAGAGGGCGGGCGCCGCATGCCCTTTGCTCAGGATGAACCGGTCCCGGTCGGGCCAGTCCGCCCGCTTCGGATCATGCCGCAGGACCTGGAAGAAAAGCGTGGTCAAAATCTCGACGGTCGAGAGGGAACTGGTGGGATGACCGGAGCCGGCGGCCGCGGTCATCCGGATGATGTCCTTGCGGATGGTGTTCGCCATCTTTTTGAGTTCGTCTCGGTTGGTTATCGTCATAGTGTGACTAAATTAACAAAAAGACTGCGTCAAGTCAATAACGATCTCGGGGCCGATTCCCGGTTGACGCTGAACGACAACTCCCCTATACTAGGGCATCACACCTCTTTCATCGTTTGCGGACGGTTCGATGGCTACGGAAAAAATCGAGCGGATCAAGAAAGTGCTGGCCGTCGAGCCGGAGAGCGAAATGCTCTGGTTCAGCCTGGGACAGGCTTATCTGGCCGAGGAGTCGGCCGCTTCATTC belongs to Nitrospiria bacterium and includes:
- a CDS encoding transketolase gives rise to the protein MTITNRDELKKMANTIRKDIIRMTAAAGSGHPTSSLSTVEILTTLFFQVLRHDPKRADWPDRDRFILSKGHAAPALYSFLARSGYFPVEQLSTLRKLDSPLQGHPERHRLGGVEASTGSLGQGISIGIGMALAGRLDRKDYRVYVMTGDGELDEGQVWEAALYAGNHGLDHLTVMVDHNQAQQDGWVKDVMDLAPLADKWTAFKWHAIEIDGHDWDQIAKAFDEARATKGKPTVIIARTIKGKGVSFMENKPELHGIPPTPEQMEQALAELDQR